gttcgtaacctcagctaggtcaaataccgaaatacccttgagttacatcttttctcctttagAACCACTCGAGAAACTTCTGTTATTGGGTTAGCCATACACTGAACATGTTTCTAGCGATTCCGGTGCTGGAAGTTCGGAAGGAGAAGTGTTATAAGCTTTGAATGGAAGCCCCGGTAAACGGCGGCAGTAACTCTAACTGTCCTAAGGTAGCGAAATTCCTTGTCgcataatcactaaatccattccctctctGGCCAACTAGAGaatgggaccccttgttcatgtcctgggatcagcccttaagggaacaacctttctattatccctaaaataggtagaagtaaattccatcttacaaattctatgtccccaacCATCTACtaggtcttatccctgaaatgggagacatATTGAGCGGCAACGCTGggcttaccctcacctatgcagatcaagggacaatcacgaataaacagaagttcatagatAGCTCAGGATTCAAATCAAGTTATCTGAaatgaaattaatcagtgtttaCAGTAAATAGTGTTAATACATAACAGTGATTATTTTGTGGactgtcttacacaatctcttcgtgtagaacacccccgctcacatgtctctacatgaacgaaatgatcacatcgtttatgacaatttacaacatttgtaacaatcataaagcgagTCATATTTGATAGTATCTctagaaataggtacccaatctaatccaagtactatagacagTTTAtgctattttactcgaacttaatctagtttatgtctccacataaagtccaagtattcataacaatagccaagggttcgtagtttaatagatttaaagctattaaacaatcaacaaaacttcatatatgtttactgttttcaaaattatgagttctaggacatacaacccaacaaaatctCACTTGGACTATGTAAGACCCTAatactaaatctaaagtgggaggttaaatagaaaaatcctacGTAAGGATAGTGGGGCAAAGGGAGAAAAACgtaaaaaattatccaaaagGGTGACTAAAAATCTAAAcgcctatgaagggcttaaaacatgttggatgcaagaaggcatggaggatggaagcaagaaaacttgaaaaatggctaagggttgcatacaaccaatgtaaaggcatacatgagccatgcGGACACGGGCAGAAAGCATGCGCCGAGTGAGCGTGCTAGGCGTGTAAGCCATGCATTGAAGCCAAGGTAAATTATCAGGGCACggctcggatcatgtaataaagaatataggaaatcgacctatgtgtatgaaagttagatagagtgttgtaaacatgttgaagTCTTTAATAGGTAAggggggaaatgttaaatttaaatgttgtcttggaatactactaGTGTACCCTCAACCTCCCTTCCAGGTCTTGGGGGCTAAGGCTAGGAAGAGGGTGTGatagcttggtatcagagcaaaggtttaTGTAAAACCTGGGAAAAGTTGAGTCTAGCATAAGTATAAATAGAATCTAGGAAAAGTAAAGGAAAAAAGGATAGGTTAAAGCCAAAGCGGCATCAGGAAAAGGCTTACCTAAGGTGGGTAAGCCAGATAATATTAGAAGATAGGCTAGGTCAAAacctaaaagaaataaatataatgaaatatattagGAAAACCTAAAGTAGAATCAGGAAAGGTTAAGAGAAAGAAATGAGGAATAATAAGTGGACATAGGGAAACATGAGAAAGGGgaagtgaaaataaagaaattagtaagtaataacctgaataaTGTCCACTTTAGGAAATGAATCTGAGCATACATGACTAGTGGTGGAATGACTCTGAAACGCAAACTAGAGATCGCGACGCTAACCCAGGGGAAAACCCTGAAAGATCTGAGAATAGTGTGAACAATAATACTAAATATCCTATTACCTTGAACAATGCAAACTTGGTGGAATCCCGAACTAACATGGGATGTCCACAGTGTGGTAAAAATCATAGCGGTCCGTGTCTAAAAGGGACCAGAATTTGCTATGGGTGTGGCAAGGTTGGCCATATCTGCAAAAATTGTTATACCTTTCagagaaaaataagagagaTTCAGGAAAAATATCAACGAGAACTGGCTACAGGTTCAAGTTTAGGAAGTAACAACATACTGCCTGAACTGATGGTGGACCAAGAATGGGCGCGTGTAGGAAAGAAGGATATTCCTTGACGTATCGTGATCGAATTCGAGGAACAGCCCACCTATGACTCTAACAGTGTGGAAtcctataaattttgtattttctgtAAGGAAATAAGACATGTTCAAGAAAGGTGTGTATGAAGAAACGAGAGGATGCGTCGTAACTTTGAAAACTTACGACTATTGGAGAACGAGTAAACAAATATGTAGATTGGAAGAAACTACTAATGTACATAGTGataatgttcataaataaaaatagtatgtTGATAACACAtgtctaatttatatgtgaatGGTTGTAGACAAAATGCTGAGAAGTGGAAAGTGTAGAACGGGGCAACCCTCTGGAAACGAAAGTGAAAATGCCTCAAGCCatctaaaagaaaaatccaGGGAGGAGGAACAAATGGATAAATTCACCCAAATACTTCAAGAAAGCTTAGAAAATATACAACCTGATCCCGAGAAGAAATATGGGATAGAACGATTAAAGGCATTGGGAGCCACAAACTTTGAAGGAACAAAGGATCCTACAGATGCAGAAGCATGGatgaatcaaatagaaaaatgtttcaaaGTGATGAGATGTCCTGAAAACCGTAAGGTAAGTCTTGCCACATTCTTACTGCAAAAACAAGCAGAAGATTGAtggaagctactaaagaatagGAGGTGCGATCAAGAAGAAATGTGTTGGGAGGAATTTCGAAAAGTATTTTTCGAAAGATTCTATCCCCGATCATTCAGGGATATGAAACAAGATGAATTCCTATAACTCATGCAGGGAAACATGACTGTAGTAGAATATGAATTAAAGTATACAAAATTATCTAAGTATGCTTTAAACATAGTGGTGGATGAAAAAGAACGCTGTCGGAGGTTTGAAACAGGATTAAGACAAGATATTCTAACTCCTGTTACAACAACTGCAAAATTGTTAGAATTTTCAAAGCTAATAGAAGCTGCGATGAGAGTAGAAAGAAGTTTAATGGCAGAAGAAGTATGACCACAAAGAGGTTCATCAATGAGTCGGTAGTGGAAAGAAGAACCAAGAAATTTTACCCCCAGGGTAGAAAGCAGAAGTGgatggaaaagaagaggagTTACCAACACTAAAGCAGACCCTAAATGGGAGAGTCAAATAAAAGAGTCAATGATGAGCGTTAACCATAGACCAAGATGCCTGATCTGTAATAAATATCACTGGGGAAGATGTTTGGAAGAAACCCAAGAACGGTCGCATATGTGTTTTAAGTGTGGTAGACCAGGACACTTTAAACGAGAATGTCCTCAGTTGATGGATACTGGAAATGTACAACCACCAAACAACCCGGGAGGAAGATCAACGACGGTTGAAGGAGGATGAACTGTAGGAGGGAgaaaatgaagtcttttggccctatttataggcgtccaaaccttctccagagttgacaccacctacttggctgcatggccaagtgtctccttcttaccccatcaacgcaatgatgtgatcatcgcaagctaagtgtctttCTCCCATGTTGCCAACGCATGAGCCttcaatctgatgccaccacctcaaattcttaaggcttaaggctttccttccaagaagacacatggttttgatgatatTCTTCTGctgatctcatcctttatatgcgtccaactcttagttgttcaacgcataatccatactcaatgcatagcctatcatcaacgcatagcaagccaattcactctcATTACAAtacaacttagccatcgcaagaagctaaccatcaccaacgtatagggtgaccgtccatcctcgacgcatggctcactaggtagcatcgcacggcttgcttggcatgggcgcatggtgctggccaccaatGCATAGGTGCGCTGTATGGGCTGGGAGCTCGACGCATGGGTGTGCTTGGCTGCATGGGCTGTGTGTGGTGCCTTGATGCTTGGTCGGGTGCTTAGGTGCATGGGCGTGCGACGTGTGCTGGCCATCGTTCGCTCGCTCGGCTATATGGGCACATGGGATGGGTTGCGCGCTTGGCTGCATGGCTGGGCACCTCGACGCATGGCATGGCTGCTCCGCATGGATCTCAGTACATGAGCGTAGTCGCTCGGCACCGCGCTCAACACATGGGCATGGCCGCTCGACGAATTGGTAAGATGTCTAGCCGAAACTTCCCGACGCATGGCGTGGGCGCTGGCtgaggctgctcgatgcatgggctgcCTTTTCATGCATGCCTCTCCTACTCGTGTGCTTTCTAACGCATCAtcttcattttccttctttagCCGCATGCCCTAATTAACACCATCCCCTAACGCATCATCATACAaatttctatacttagccaaattttccaaattttccccaaaagtccaacttccaaatttcatcTTTTCTCCTAATtttccactcttttctctaccattgcACACTAATtttcacatcaacctactcatcacactagtattagtagggaacatactcaagtagagaaattaagatttggggttcacatttaccttccccttataaaaattttgtcctcgaaattGCACTACAAGTCCGTCAATTAAACAACTGTGGATACTTGTTTCTGATTTTCTCTTCGGCTTCCCACGTTGCTTCTTCCATGTTATGGTTTTgccatagtacctttaccaatgggattgtcttattccttaagacctGTTCCTTTTTGTCAAGGATTTCTACTGGTTCCTCCTCATAtgacaaattctctttcaattGTACCGGTTGCTCAGATaacacatgggtaggatctggcacatactttctaaaTATTTCCatatgaaacacatcatgaatacgAGATAATTCTGGAGGTAAATTCAATCGATATGCCATtgggccaactctttctattatctcataGGGTCTAATATATCTCgggcttaatttccctttcctaTTGAatctgagtattcctttccacagAGATAACTTTAGAAATACTTTGTCACCAActtcaaactctaattctcttctcTGCTTATCAGCGTAACTCTTTTGCCTATCTCGAGTtgtcttaagattatctcttataatcttaatgTTGTTTGATGTCTGTTGTACGAGTTCTGaacctagtaatttcctttcaccgacTTCATTCCAGCATATCGGAGTTCTATATAGCCTACCGTATAGTGCCTGATACGGTGCCATTCCGATACTCGAGtggtaactgttgttatacgCAAATTCGATTAAGAACAAATGCGTATCCCAACCGCCCTTAAATTGTCCTCTAATGTTTGGATTGTCCGCTCAGACTGACCATCcatctgtggatgaaaagcggtactaaaatataacttgatTCCCATAGAtttctgcaaactaggccaaaacttcgaGGTAAATCTAGAGTctcgatctgatacaattgaaactggagctccaaactgacttacgactcgatcaacatacaacttggataattggtctagggtataagtaactttaacaggtaaaaacttagctgtttttgtcaatctatccacaattacctatataccatcatagcttgTTGGTGTCTTAGGTAATCCAAACAGGAAATCCATTGTAATATACTCCCATTTCCACTttggtactgggagtggattaagtaatcctgctAGCCTCTGTCTGTctggtttaacttgttgacatattaggcACTTGTCAACATACTccgctatttctcttttcataccaggccaccagtacgatctctttaatgttctgtacatcttcgtaTTGCCTGGATGCATTGCATAGGCTAAACTATATGCCTTCTCTagaatagcttgtttaagtgTTAAGTTCTAAGGTACACATATCCTACCTTCTTTTAATAGCACTTTGTCAACTCTTAATTGGTAGTTCGTCCTTAATCCTTTAtctacttcttcagctaacttctgaagatcaTAATCCTTTAACTGCTCAtgtagaatatcttctacgagCGTAGAAcgcacttgaaatgaagctaataACCCTCATTCTTTACCGATTGATAATGCTGCCCTaacattatacaactcatgaatcagtgtacccttcactgaattgatactAGCTCTAGCTGATCTGGTTTTTCGGCTTAGagcatcagctaccacatttgctttacctgggtgatagtcaatggtatagtcataatctttgatcaactcGAGCCATCTTCGTTATCTCAAGTTTAGTTCCTTCTGATCAAATATATGCTttatacttttatgatccgtgaATACATGACATcgctcaccaaacaggtaatgtctccacaactttagtgctaacacaactgctgctaactccaaatcatgtgtagggtagttacattcatgcttctttaactgtcgagaagcataaactactacctttccctcctgcatcagcacacatcctaacccttgtcgggatgcatcacaatagacctcaaactctttacctggtgtaggtagcGTTAATACTGGTGCTGATACTAGCTTTTGTTTCAATACTTGAAAACTGTGCTCGCATTCTGGCGACTACTtaaacttcgcatcttttctggtcaggtttgtcaatggaatagctatcttagaaaaatcctccacgaatctcctatacTAACCTGCTAAGACCAGAAAACTGCGTACTTGggttacattcaggggtcgttCCCAGTTAAgtattgcttctatcttttgggaatcaatgCTAACTCcgtcagctgaaactatatgcccaaggaatacgaCTTGGTTTAACCAAagatcacacttactaaatttggcatataactccTTTTCCCTTAGAATCTGTAAAGCCAGATGTTCTTTGTGCTTCTCTGCACTGCTAGAATATTCTAgtatatcatctatgaaaactacacaaactgatccaaataatgatgaaatatcctattcatcaagtccttAAATACCAtaggagcatttgtcaatccaaatggcattacgcgttggatgcgatggatgcgttggacgttggatgtgttggatacGTTGGAtacgttggatgcgttggacgttggatgcgttggatatGTTGGATGATGGGTGTGTTGGATGTGTtagatgcgttggatgcgatggatgcgttggatgcattggatgcgttggatgcaatGGATGCGACAGTGcaatactatgcgttggtgatgcactatgcgttggtgatatactatgcgttgatggtgtgctatgcgttggtgatgtgctatgcattgGTCATCTAAGGGTTTGTGGACGCATGCGCCGGTTGATGATGTCTGGACATAGGTAGGTTGCGGCAATGGATGGGCGCATTTGTGTTTAACACATATGAGAGTTGATGGACACATTCAAGGACGTCAtctggacatgtggcttgttaggaggaattcttaagccttaagtaaaAGAAGTGAATGCATAAAaagacatgcaaatttgagggctatgcgttggtgaatGCATCGATGGTGtaaggaaaagacacttggacatgcggccaagtaggaggtgtcggccgtggagcaatcttggacgcctataaatagggccaaggactttaGATGAGAAcataaattctcttcaaaggacataaagaagagtgtgtgAGGACTAATTGGGAGAAGACTATGCATTGATAGAGGAATGCATgcattggtagcaagaccatgcttggtcaagaggttccaagaggggagatgttgTCGGGCAGAAAAGACAGGAAGTAGCATTAACTTGGAATGtgaagttctcccagaatactcatgTGTTTGATGTGATTCCAAATCCATatgaaagctaaaagagtctagcTTTCACGTTAGGGCTTCcggagaagaatctccaaggaatcgggctggagagtGAGGAAAATACAGAAGGGTTGAGCTGTTGGGTAAGCTGAGCCAGtcttaatgttttgatgattccggccaaaccacgagaatttatgagctaatattttatggtaagatttctgagacattttagaacatgttttcagaaggaagtatcttaaaataaggtctggaactatgggtaatctaagctgatattttaatctggaatttagggttcaaaagggaaaccaaggaaacttaaggaactttagaaaggaaagttcctaaccaaccaaggtgagtggttattgtgtattgtattgttgatataatttctatatataggtaaatatatataggggataatgttaaattggcatgatcaaggatatatgtttatctgattactatgcttgttaagatattgcttgtatgtttgtgttggaaactggaattgtacccgggatatatagttagcatgcttgaaaaggtacttggcgggaaaatatagtcggcttcagTCGGGGGGAAATTATAGTCAGTGATGAACAGCGGgaaatctgtctcttatacacatctagatgtgtataagagacagaccacATCCCACGTAAAACAATTGAGAGAATGGGGGGGAGAGAGTTGTAACTTCttccatttaattaatttctattaaattaataatatatatatatatatatatatttatatttatgataactaatttattatatatatacactatatgttatatcaaatataacatatagcctatagtttttatactgcatcaaatacaacataacctatagattttattttctctcaataatacatggcatttaatataaattacatttatattaagttcacttatatgaatctcatccatataattgatataaaaagactaatcatttcgtggtccagtcttatacaaactctttgtataggatacccctgctcacatatctccacatgaatgatcaggatcagatcatttgtagcactttacaacacttgtaacacctacaaagcgggctgtatctgaagtgtcaccaggataaggtacccagcctcaTCCATCTACtgcaaaccatttaggttattatttaaccaagatccacttgtatgtctttacatacttgtttaaattacatgaaataaccttggatcttagtttattagattgagtatatgctgataaaataacacttattgtattaacaacaatatgtttatacaaagcttacaaattatgagattacaagagatttagaataccaatcccaacaatctcccacttgtcttaaagctTAGGgaaactaatgtacaatacaaataaagtacaaaaacacaataaactagggcatacactatactcCAGTAACATCTCTCATGTGCCCTAGACAATATGTTgcatatcccgtagacccagactttctagatgaccctcgaacactttagtcatgagagcctttgtaaatgaatcagcaatgttgtgctccgaagaaATCTTTGTGACAAATCACatcaccttgatgcacaatctcccgaatcaaatgatatttccactctatgtgcttgcctctttggtgactcctaggttccttagaatttgtcacatcaccactgttatcacaataaagtgtaatGGGAAAAGacatattttgaacaacttccaaatcgtaaggaacttcttaagccagacagcctctttagcagcttcacaagcagctatgtATTCATCTTCCAAAGTGAAGTATgggatgcatccttgcttgatgcttcacgatagctcctccattcagagtaaacactaaccctgatgtggattttcgagaacctcgatcagtctgaaagttagagtttgtgtatcctgtaaggatcaactccttatctccatacacgaacatatagtccctcgttctccgaagatacttgaggaacGTTTTGATCCCCATctaatgatctaatcctggattggactgatatcgattgacaatccctactgcatagcaaatgtaaggtctagtacataacattgcatacataaggctgccAACAGCCGAGGCATAGGGAATTGTCTCATTtactcaacctcttgaggagtcttaggaaatttttccttagacaatataactccacgcctgaaaggtaataaacctttcttggaattgtgcattgAATATCTAAAAAGCATCTTGTCAACATACAATTCCTGAGACAagaccaaccttttgttcttacgatcacTTATAATCTGAATCCCTAGAAAAAAtta
The nucleotide sequence above comes from Benincasa hispida cultivar B227 chromosome 3, ASM972705v1, whole genome shotgun sequence. Encoded proteins:
- the LOC120073511 gene encoding uncharacterized protein LOC120073511 gives rise to the protein MAPYQALYGRLYRTPICWNEVGERKLLGSELVQQTSNNIKIIRDNLKTTRDRQKSYADKQRRELEFEVGDKVFLKLSLWKGILRFNRKGKLSPRYIRPYEIIERVGPMAYRLNLPPELSRIHDVFHMEIFRKYVPDPTHVLSEQPVQLKENLSYEEEPVEILDKKEQVLRNKTIPLVKVLWQNHNMEEATWEAEEKIRNKYPQLFN